In Leptospira congkakensis, one DNA window encodes the following:
- a CDS encoding LIC20153 family lipoprotein has translation MKSLQNKTKLLILLSLVAGLSLQCEKKEEDDNTALLALAALTTSSGDCTVTAPPRASINTWQSAVTANGVATISKMGSVPVVGHQTAALKITAKNGTSVALNGNSFVIVYQSSACPLTTSTRTGFTTTSLSDTNSEFTNSYTVSGSGSINFTVAADYYIFFYAIPSRGQAASVTYTVAGL, from the coding sequence ATGAAATCCCTTCAAAATAAGACAAAATTACTAATCCTTTTAAGTTTGGTAGCCGGACTCTCCCTACAATGCGAGAAAAAAGAAGAGGACGACAACACTGCTCTCCTTGCTCTTGCTGCGTTGACTACTTCTTCTGGTGATTGCACAGTTACAGCACCTCCAAGAGCAAGTATCAACACTTGGCAAAGTGCAGTGACTGCAAACGGGGTAGCGACTATCAGCAAAATGGGTTCTGTCCCAGTTGTAGGTCACCAAACGGCAGCACTCAAAATCACTGCAAAAAACGGAACCTCTGTTGCTCTTAACGGAAATTCTTTTGTAATCGTATACCAATCCTCAGCTTGCCCACTAACTACTTCCACTAGAACTGGTTTTACAACTACAAGTCTAAGTGATACTAATAGTGAGTTCACTAATTCGTATACAGTTTCTGGATCAGGATCTATCAATTTTACAGTAGCTGCTGATTATTATATTTTCTTTTATGCAATTCCATCCCGTGGACAAGCAGCTAGCGTAACTTATACTGTTGCAGGCTTATAA
- a CDS encoding sensor domain-containing protein: MSLKQITIYIEEANHQFYNQLLRDITNIESCNVHSFHSILDIKPGTIKESAVFLFWNDPKVLEKQKFIFEQFPESPYILLSVTPLTPTELEQAAHPTFLHLAEPTYSVGILDLILNFAERLIEDMNRSIAYDKIREKVIVLQNVFEESLDILMQIDPGTNQIINANKQAVVVLEYPLEEIVGKEFSFFMPPVEVDEDEEFEGNLIESTALKTKLGKLIPTESSFRLFPVNGKMAIWATFRDITERKRSQEQVKNQKAFYEFILDNLDSDIAVLNSNYQYEYTNPVFLSNKETRKWLFKKTDAELAEKLELPAEFHEKRKKYLDVAAKENEIVQFEELVQDSNDKVTYLLRKYIPIDDAETNKKSFISFGVDITERKLSEERISYLAYYDALTGLSNRTLFIDHANQALKNHKSTETLLAFYFFDIDNFKFINDSLGHTKGDILLQMVAARLKRVMTEVDTVARFGGDEFAILKVDVLNKSAAAEFAQKILDILSQPFHIMGRDLFTTISMGIALSPNDGVSTSELLKNSDMAMYKAKELGRNNFKFYTNELILRSEKRLYIENSLRKAIQNEELILFFQPKISTVTNQVCGAEALIRWKHPERGWVPPVEFIPVAEDSGIIERIGDWVLEEACRLKKEWNCQDLPSFPVSINVSGKQLARTNWSQRVQATILQFGIRPEEIELELTESSIMENPEKSIEAFEYLAGLGIKVSIDDFGTGYSSLSYLKKINADVLKIDRSFVIDLEINEDDRAICKAIINMAHSLGMEVIAEGVENPVQRDLLHDLGCHMIQGYLYSKPLPAEDFVTFVKNFNESAKTK; this comes from the coding sequence ATGTCGCTCAAACAAATTACGATCTATATCGAAGAGGCAAACCATCAATTTTATAATCAATTACTACGCGACATAACGAACATTGAATCTTGTAATGTTCATAGTTTTCATTCCATCTTAGATATCAAACCTGGAACCATTAAAGAGTCAGCTGTCTTCTTATTTTGGAATGATCCTAAAGTTCTAGAGAAACAAAAATTCATTTTTGAACAATTTCCAGAATCACCCTATATATTATTATCAGTAACACCATTAACTCCTACCGAGTTGGAACAAGCAGCCCATCCTACCTTTCTGCATCTCGCAGAACCAACCTATTCTGTTGGAATTTTAGACTTAATTTTAAATTTTGCTGAAAGGCTCATAGAAGATATGAACCGATCGATTGCTTATGACAAAATTAGAGAAAAAGTAATCGTCCTTCAAAATGTTTTTGAAGAATCGTTAGACATTTTGATGCAGATTGATCCTGGTACCAATCAGATCATCAACGCCAACAAACAAGCAGTAGTTGTATTAGAGTATCCTCTTGAAGAAATTGTAGGCAAAGAATTTTCATTTTTTATGCCTCCTGTTGAGGTAGATGAGGATGAAGAATTTGAAGGAAATCTAATTGAAAGTACTGCCTTAAAAACTAAGTTAGGAAAGTTGATACCAACAGAGTCTTCTTTTCGATTATTTCCAGTAAATGGTAAAATGGCGATTTGGGCAACGTTCCGTGATATCACAGAAAGAAAACGATCCCAAGAACAAGTAAAAAATCAAAAAGCATTCTATGAATTTATTCTAGATAACTTGGACTCTGACATTGCAGTGTTAAATTCCAATTATCAATATGAATATACAAATCCTGTTTTTTTATCGAATAAAGAAACTCGTAAGTGGTTGTTTAAAAAAACAGATGCCGAACTGGCAGAAAAATTAGAACTTCCAGCAGAGTTTCATGAAAAACGAAAAAAATATTTAGATGTTGCTGCCAAAGAAAACGAAATTGTTCAATTTGAAGAACTTGTTCAAGATAGTAACGATAAAGTAACGTATTTATTGAGAAAATACATTCCTATTGATGATGCAGAAACTAATAAAAAAAGTTTTATCAGTTTTGGTGTTGATATTACAGAAAGAAAGCTATCAGAAGAGAGAATCAGTTATTTAGCTTATTACGACGCACTGACTGGGCTTTCTAATCGAACATTATTCATCGATCATGCAAACCAAGCTTTAAAAAATCATAAATCAACAGAGACCTTACTTGCTTTTTACTTTTTTGATATTGATAACTTTAAGTTTATCAATGATAGTTTGGGTCATACCAAAGGTGATATTCTTTTACAAATGGTAGCCGCCAGACTCAAACGTGTGATGACAGAGGTTGACACTGTTGCTAGGTTTGGCGGAGATGAGTTCGCTATTTTAAAAGTAGATGTTTTAAATAAAAGTGCCGCAGCTGAATTTGCACAAAAGATTTTAGATATTTTAAGCCAACCATTTCATATCATGGGTCGTGATTTATTCACAACCATCAGTATGGGAATTGCACTTTCTCCTAATGATGGAGTTTCTACTTCCGAGTTATTAAAAAATTCGGATATGGCAATGTACAAAGCCAAAGAACTCGGTAGAAACAATTTTAAATTTTATACCAATGAACTCATCCTTCGTTCTGAAAAAAGATTGTACATCGAAAATTCATTACGTAAGGCCATTCAAAACGAAGAACTCATTCTTTTTTTCCAACCAAAAATTTCTACTGTGACCAATCAGGTTTGTGGTGCAGAAGCACTAATTCGTTGGAAACATCCAGAACGCGGTTGGGTTCCTCCTGTAGAATTCATTCCTGTTGCTGAAGATTCTGGTATAATCGAAAGAATTGGTGATTGGGTTTTAGAAGAAGCTTGTCGGTTAAAAAAGGAATGGAACTGTCAAGATCTACCATCCTTTCCTGTAAGTATCAATGTAAGTGGAAAACAACTAGCGCGCACTAATTGGTCTCAACGTGTTCAGGCAACAATTCTCCAATTTGGTATTCGTCCTGAAGAAATCGAGTTGGAATTGACCGAAAGTTCCATCATGGAGAATCCAGAAAAAAGTATCGAAGCTTTTGAATACTTAGCAGGTCTTGGAATCAAGGTTTCCATTGATGATTTTGGAACTGGATATAGTTCTTTGAGTTACCTGAAAAAAATCAATGCAGATGTTCTAAAAATTGATAGATCCTTTGTGATTGATTTGGAAATAAACGAAGATGATCGAGCTATTTGTAAGGCCATTATCAATATGGCACATTCTTTGGGTATGGAAGTCATTGCAGAAGGTGTAGAAAACCCTGTTCAAAGGGATTTGTTGCATGATTTGGGATGCCATATGATCCAAGGTTATCTTTATAGCAAACCTCTACCTGCTGAAGATTTTGTTACATTCGTTAAAAATTTTAACGAATCCGCTAAAACAAAATAG
- a CDS encoding M23 family metallopeptidase has protein sequence MIRFLSFIILILSFVRAVPAESREVKKKSAKVSPTNYFVKKEEKNFSLLMEARRFGRGEVIFLRLTPKDKKWINESFKVSWLGKDVILTKREKSMVAFLPVSPDTPAGAMTLEIVSKIFFVKRGQKQYQIILEPTKFQVIKKNQQIKVDEKFVTKELPKETLDFIQECKTAKEAAFAKQSPLQFANNFKNPLEKIFITSKFYVRRDYNNKQGRPHGGVDFRGKTGTPIFAIQDGVVVLARKTYYEGNFTIVDHGNKIFSFYMHQDEIKVKVGDVVKQGQIIGAVGTTGMSTGPHLHLGAKINDTLVDPLSLIALQSIAESN, from the coding sequence ATGATACGGTTCTTATCTTTTATAATTTTAATTTTATCTTTTGTACGTGCTGTTCCTGCGGAATCTCGCGAGGTGAAAAAAAAATCGGCAAAAGTATCTCCCACCAATTACTTCGTAAAAAAAGAAGAAAAGAATTTTTCGCTCCTGATGGAAGCGAGACGATTTGGAAGGGGAGAGGTGATTTTCCTTCGATTAACTCCAAAAGATAAAAAATGGATTAATGAATCCTTTAAAGTTAGTTGGCTTGGAAAAGATGTGATCCTAACCAAAAGGGAAAAGAGTATGGTTGCTTTTTTGCCTGTTTCTCCTGATACACCAGCAGGGGCCATGACCCTCGAAATTGTATCAAAAATCTTTTTTGTCAAACGAGGACAAAAACAATACCAAATCATCTTAGAACCAACCAAGTTTCAAGTAATCAAAAAAAACCAACAGATCAAAGTGGATGAAAAGTTTGTAACAAAAGAACTTCCTAAAGAAACTTTGGATTTTATCCAAGAATGTAAAACTGCAAAAGAAGCTGCTTTTGCGAAACAAAGTCCCTTACAATTCGCGAACAATTTTAAAAATCCTTTAGAAAAAATATTTATTACTAGTAAATTCTATGTTAGGCGAGACTATAATAACAAACAAGGTCGCCCACATGGTGGAGTAGACTTTCGTGGAAAAACAGGAACACCGATTTTTGCGATCCAAGATGGGGTTGTGGTTCTTGCGAGAAAAACTTATTATGAAGGAAATTTTACCATTGTAGATCATGGGAATAAAATCTTTTCCTTCTATATGCACCAAGATGAAATCAAAGTCAAAGTAGGTGATGTTGTAAAACAAGGTCAGATCATTGGAGCTGTAGGTACTACGGGAATGTCGACTGGACCTCACCTCCACTTAGGTGCCAAAATCAATGACACACTTGTGGATCCTCTTTCTTTGATCGCCTTACAGTCGATTGCCGAATCGAATTGA
- a CDS encoding MBL fold metallo-hydrolase, with protein sequence MKLTTKSKIVLTISLTFVFIFFLFFLGYPKEEIPSFTAEKEITSSLIPNPIGKSNLVFSILKTGEATTLEAFVVEGGSVFKTVTVAHSAFYIQHPKGNFLFDTGLGTKVKEQFQTFPLYLKLLMDYKPFQTANEQLESNGVAINSIRDVFFSHLHWDHASGLKDFPLAKIHSLPNELNNPKVELGYISSQFDGDSVNWSHLQFQNKPYTSYAKSIDWFGDGTVVFVHMKGHSEGSIGLFLHTQNGQVYFLTGDIVWRKEGFTEKKHKPRGARWIVDFDTKSLGEEIARVHDLIQNNPELQIIPAHDYDVQTVLGFYPQVVGK encoded by the coding sequence ATGAAACTGACCACTAAATCCAAAATCGTCTTAACCATTAGCCTAACATTTGTTTTTATTTTTTTCTTATTCTTCCTTGGATACCCGAAGGAAGAGATTCCCTCTTTTACGGCAGAAAAAGAAATAACCTCTTCTCTCATCCCAAATCCAATCGGAAAATCAAATCTAGTTTTTTCCATTCTCAAAACGGGAGAAGCAACGACACTGGAAGCCTTTGTCGTAGAAGGTGGTTCCGTATTTAAAACTGTTACAGTTGCTCATTCCGCTTTTTACATCCAACATCCCAAAGGAAATTTTTTATTTGATACGGGACTTGGAACCAAAGTCAAAGAACAGTTCCAAACTTTTCCTTTGTATCTAAAACTTTTAATGGATTACAAACCTTTCCAAACAGCAAACGAACAACTAGAATCCAATGGGGTGGCAATCAATTCCATTCGAGATGTATTTTTTTCCCATCTCCATTGGGATCATGCCAGTGGACTCAAAGACTTTCCATTGGCTAAAATTCATAGTTTGCCAAATGAACTAAATAATCCAAAGGTTGAACTTGGTTACATTTCTTCTCAGTTTGATGGAGATTCTGTCAACTGGAGCCATCTACAATTCCAAAATAAACCTTACACATCTTATGCGAAAAGCATCGATTGGTTTGGAGATGGAACTGTTGTTTTTGTACATATGAAGGGCCATAGCGAAGGTTCTATAGGCCTTTTTTTACATACTCAAAATGGACAAGTTTACTTTCTCACAGGGGACATTGTTTGGCGAAAAGAAGGTTTCACAGAAAAAAAACACAAACCACGCGGTGCTAGATGGATTGTGGATTTTGATACTAAAAGTCTAGGTGAAGAGATCGCTCGAGTTCATGATTTGATCCAAAACAATCCAGAATTACAAATCATCCCGGCACATGACTATGATGTACAAACTGTACTTGGATTTTATCCACAAGTTGTAGGGAAATAG
- a CDS encoding TetR/AcrR family transcriptional regulator: MIEVMSGLLEESGYEATGLMELGKETGTPKGSLYFHFPGGKDELTSLALLHSGNQLNLFFQSVLAESESPTQAIKQVFHALEDRIVKSEYKKGCPIATTAMETAGSVPSVSHVCAEIYSLWLKTFETYLVNHSYTPRVAKNLSLSLLSLWEGALLLSKLQKSPEPLLVAAKTAELLFKQN; this comes from the coding sequence ATGATCGAAGTCATGTCTGGACTTTTAGAAGAATCTGGGTATGAGGCAACGGGTCTTATGGAACTAGGGAAGGAAACCGGTACACCAAAAGGTTCTCTCTACTTCCACTTTCCTGGCGGAAAAGATGAACTCACAAGCCTTGCCCTTCTCCATTCCGGAAACCAATTGAATTTATTTTTCCAATCGGTTCTAGCGGAATCAGAGTCTCCAACACAGGCCATCAAACAAGTATTCCATGCATTGGAAGATCGGATTGTCAAAAGCGAATATAAAAAAGGATGCCCCATCGCCACAACTGCCATGGAAACTGCAGGTTCGGTTCCATCCGTTTCCCATGTTTGTGCCGAAATTTATTCTCTATGGTTAAAAACCTTTGAGACTTATTTAGTGAATCACAGTTACACTCCTCGTGTTGCTAAAAATCTTTCCCTCTCCTTACTTTCTTTATGGGAAGGTGCTTTGTTACTTTCAAAACTCCAAAAGTCACCAGAACCGTTACTAGTGGCTGCAAAAACTGCTGAATTACTTTTCAAACAAAACTAA
- the fliG gene encoding flagellar motor switch protein FliG, with translation MINKKPSLTGRQKAAIFLVAVGNEVASEIFKHLREDEIEQITFEIARLDKITPEDKEKVLVEFNELMMAQEFITNGGIDFARGLLEKALGNQKAIDIINRLTSSLQVRPFDFIRRTDPAHLLNFIQGEHPQTIALILSYLDPQKASNILSNLPHQIQAEVAKRIATMDRVSPDVLREVERVLERKLSTLASEDYTSAGGIDSVVEILNLVDRGTEKTIIEALEEEDPELAEEIKKRMFVFEDIVLLDDRAIQKVMREVDNTDLAKALKSVDSEVQDKIFKNMSKRAANLLREDMDFMGPVRLKDVEDAQQKIVNIIRKLEEAGEIVVARAGEDELVV, from the coding sequence ATGATCAATAAGAAGCCATCGCTCACAGGAAGACAAAAGGCCGCCATCTTTTTGGTTGCGGTTGGAAACGAAGTGGCCTCCGAAATCTTCAAACACCTTCGTGAAGACGAGATCGAACAAATCACGTTCGAAATTGCTCGTTTAGATAAAATCACACCAGAAGACAAAGAGAAGGTGCTTGTTGAGTTCAATGAACTCATGATGGCCCAAGAGTTTATCACCAATGGTGGTATTGACTTTGCCCGCGGACTTCTCGAAAAAGCTCTTGGTAACCAAAAAGCCATCGATATCATCAACCGGCTCACTTCGTCTTTACAAGTAAGACCCTTCGACTTTATCAGAAGGACTGACCCGGCCCACCTCCTCAACTTTATCCAGGGGGAACATCCGCAAACCATCGCCCTTATTCTTTCTTATTTGGATCCACAAAAAGCATCCAATATCCTTTCGAACCTTCCACACCAGATCCAAGCAGAAGTGGCGAAACGAATTGCAACTATGGACCGCGTATCACCGGACGTACTGCGTGAGGTGGAACGGGTGTTAGAGCGTAAACTCTCCACTCTTGCTTCTGAAGATTATACCTCTGCTGGGGGTATTGATTCTGTGGTGGAAATTCTAAACCTTGTAGACCGGGGAACGGAAAAAACCATCATCGAAGCGTTGGAAGAAGAAGACCCCGAACTTGCAGAAGAGATCAAAAAACGGATGTTCGTATTCGAAGATATTGTTCTCCTTGATGACCGTGCGATCCAAAAGGTCATGCGAGAAGTGGATAACACTGATTTGGCGAAAGCGCTTAAGTCTGTGGATTCTGAAGTACAAGATAAAATCTTTAAAAACATGTCCAAACGTGCGGCAAACCTACTTCGGGAAGATATGGACTTTATGGGTCCTGTACGACTCAAAGACGTGGAAGATGCACAGCAAAAGATTGTAAACATTATTCGTAAACTGGAAGAAGCGGGCGAGATCGTTGTGGCTCGTGCGGGAGAAGACGAACTTGTGGTTTAA
- a CDS encoding helix-turn-helix domain-containing protein, whose product MEKQNYFRTYREKRKLTRVELSEKLDIPRSALELLESDDWIRSKFDYVVLVAKELGLSLIELIKQEFDYDLEKEFFNEEEFEEIVARYANARVTLILSELKLFCRNSKVRLDDFDITELSFSMGNLHKLITLNQKLERNEISAKEALVEFPPKWGKFSNRNK is encoded by the coding sequence ATGGAAAAGCAGAACTATTTTAGAACCTACCGCGAGAAAAGAAAGCTAACACGAGTTGAATTATCTGAGAAATTGGATATACCTCGCTCTGCCCTAGAACTCTTAGAATCAGACGATTGGATCCGATCAAAATTTGATTATGTCGTTTTGGTCGCCAAAGAACTTGGACTTTCTCTCATCGAGCTCATCAAACAAGAATTCGATTACGACTTAGAAAAAGAATTTTTTAACGAAGAAGAATTTGAGGAGATTGTGGCTCGTTATGCCAACGCAAGGGTCACTTTGATTCTTTCGGAACTCAAACTTTTCTGCCGAAATTCCAAAGTTCGTTTGGATGATTTTGATATTACCGAATTATCATTCTCGATGGGAAACCTTCACAAACTCATCACTCTAAACCAAAAATTAGAGAGAAATGAAATTTCTGCCAAAGAAGCTCTGGTTGAATTTCCGCCTAAATGGGGAAAGTTCAGCAATCGCAATAAATAG
- a CDS encoding glycerophosphodiester phosphodiesterase, with the protein MNQIRKFRISLIIISLIGFYFTNCATVETPNRLRKGLDLQGHRGARGLKPENTWPAFEEAIKYKMVTLELDTVLTKDKKVVIHHDSDTNPVICQNADGTELKKTSLYELTLAELQSYDCGSKKNPNFPKQIPVPGTKLLSLEEFFEKVISYEKKSKEVYEFNIETKFPDDGSAPDSLVKEHTEKLIQIIEKYKVVERSTIQSFDLRTLAFSKAKNAKVKTSALFVPTYFQGFLMTIGFGNGYRDTIVSVAKEKQADIISPYFLYVTPKFVKNSHDKGLFVIPWTVNSEKEIKRLVSCGVDGIISDYPDLLDGVTRPKP; encoded by the coding sequence ATGAACCAAATCCGGAAATTTAGAATCAGTTTAATCATTATTAGTTTGATTGGCTTTTATTTCACTAACTGCGCTACGGTGGAGACCCCAAACCGATTGCGTAAAGGCTTGGATTTACAAGGCCATCGTGGTGCGAGAGGTCTTAAACCAGAAAATACTTGGCCAGCCTTTGAAGAAGCGATCAAATATAAAATGGTCACCTTGGAACTTGACACCGTTCTGACTAAGGATAAAAAAGTTGTCATCCATCATGATTCGGATACAAACCCAGTGATCTGTCAAAATGCAGATGGAACCGAACTTAAAAAAACTTCTCTTTATGAATTAACATTAGCTGAATTACAATCTTATGATTGTGGATCTAAAAAAAATCCTAATTTTCCGAAACAAATTCCTGTGCCTGGAACCAAACTTCTGTCCTTAGAAGAATTTTTTGAAAAAGTAATTTCTTACGAAAAAAAATCAAAGGAAGTTTATGAATTTAATATCGAAACCAAATTTCCTGATGATGGATCTGCTCCGGATAGTTTGGTAAAAGAACATACGGAAAAACTAATTCAAATCATTGAAAAGTATAAAGTTGTAGAACGTTCGACGATCCAATCTTTTGACCTTCGCACCTTGGCTTTTTCAAAAGCAAAAAATGCGAAAGTGAAAACCAGTGCTTTGTTTGTTCCGACATATTTTCAAGGTTTTTTAATGACAATAGGATTTGGAAATGGATACCGAGATACAATTGTTTCCGTAGCAAAAGAGAAACAAGCGGACATCATTTCACCATACTTTTTGTATGTAACTCCTAAGTTTGTAAAAAATTCGCATGACAAAGGTTTGTTTGTAATTCCTTGGACAGTCAATTCAGAAAAAGAAATAAAACGTTTGGTTTCTTGCGGTGTGGATGGAATTATATCAGACTATCCAGATTTGTTGGATGGTGTCACTCGCCCAAAACCTTAA
- a CDS encoding TRL domain-containing protein: MKLNFKLKTKSLVILVSIALTLSICNCINLGQPQGLGPTGLLYASYSLGLSERNLPKLPLKKGKSCVKRYGFFFTSGNASIESAANAGEILDIYRIEKEATNYLSLYSSLCTVVWGI; this comes from the coding sequence ATGAAACTAAATTTCAAATTAAAAACAAAATCATTGGTAATCTTGGTTTCCATCGCCTTAACTCTATCTATTTGCAATTGTATTAATTTAGGCCAACCACAAGGGCTTGGACCTACTGGTCTTTTGTATGCTTCTTATTCTTTAGGTTTGTCCGAACGTAACCTACCCAAACTTCCCTTAAAAAAAGGAAAGTCTTGTGTCAAACGTTACGGTTTCTTTTTTACTTCGGGAAATGCAAGTATCGAATCTGCAGCCAATGCGGGTGAGATTCTAGACATCTATCGAATCGAAAAAGAGGCAACGAATTACCTCTCTCTCTATTCTTCACTTTGTACAGTGGTTTGGGGAATTTAA
- a CDS encoding TRL-like family protein codes for MNRTFFFSIPLLVFFSLFFGNCASPGFGPRGLLYTKTKIGIFGTGESSKRRATSCVHSVLGLVSFGDASLEFLKSRSKIQNVTETNWTTLAIVGIYANLCVEISGNE; via the coding sequence TTGAATCGGACTTTTTTCTTTTCTATTCCACTTCTGGTCTTTTTTAGTTTGTTTTTTGGAAACTGTGCTTCCCCTGGGTTTGGGCCCCGGGGTCTTCTTTATACAAAAACCAAAATTGGAATTTTTGGAACAGGTGAATCTTCCAAAAGACGAGCCACGTCATGCGTACACTCTGTACTTGGCCTTGTTTCTTTTGGAGATGCTTCTTTGGAATTTTTAAAGTCTAGATCCAAAATTCAAAATGTTACTGAAACTAATTGGACAACACTTGCCATCGTTGGAATTTATGCAAACCTCTGTGTAGAAATCTCTGGTAACGAATGA